A single genomic interval of Musa acuminata AAA Group cultivar baxijiao chromosome BXJ3-4, Cavendish_Baxijiao_AAA, whole genome shotgun sequence harbors:
- the LOC135635224 gene encoding ethylene-responsive transcription factor ERN1-like, with product MARKRRCTDGVDGKEDPDGGATRWDEATAMEALGDVRRARKRFVGVRQRPSGRWVAEIKDTIQKIRMWLGTFDTAEEAARAYDEAACLLRGANTRTNFWPCSSLQPSKPSVLPSKITNLLLMRLKARNHSALVEMQQQQPQLQQPGEEAHRPQYEDGAEEEDDIHFADFLNDPSNSMLHLSHAGEGGADYMHDSIQESYTYKDGDHVDFTSDYELGGAVEFGGCGEDEASLDVGVMDFGFMDEVQESSCFYSPFEIMGEIEEPIEQESCVDEPSMIRAAVKRMKYERKISASLYALNGISEYLKLQLGERRGGRMEDHLSALTSACREQQGYEMQLMEGEGVEVEAENSSSSYSSSYITTICSSSSTSSSQSPPPSSALSSGSEGELFFWSSLDLPPI from the coding sequence ATGGCAAGGAAGAGGAGGTGTACGGATGGAGTAGATGGGAAGGAGGACCCAGATGGTGGTGCCACGAGGTGGGACGAGGCGACGGCTATGGAGGCACTCGGAGATGTCCGGCGTGCCCGAAAGCGCTTCGTCGGTGTACGGCAAAGGCCATCAGGTCGGTGGGTGGCAGAGATCAAAGACACCATACAGAAGATTAGAATGTGGCTTGGCACGTTTGATACAGCTGAAGAAGCTGCCAGGGCCTACGATGAGGCCGCCTGCCTTCTCCGTGGTGCCAATACTCGCACCAACTTCTGGCCTTGCTCCTCTTTGCAGCCCTCGAAACCATCAGTGCTGCCTTCCAAGATCACCAACCTCCTCCTGATGAGACTCAAGGCCAGAAACCACTCTGCCTTGGTCgagatgcagcagcagcagccacagCTACAACAACCAGGAGAAGAAGCACATCGGCCACAATATGAAGATGGcgcagaggaggaggacgacaTCCATTTCGCAGACTTCTTAAACGATCCATCGAATTCCATGCTTCATCTTTCTCATGCAGGTGAAGGTGGTGCTGACTATATGCATGACAGTATCCAAGAGAGTTACACCTATAAAGACGGCGATCATGTGGATTTCACTTCGGACTATGAACTGGGGGGAGCTGTTGAATTTGGTGGCTGTGGAGAAGATGAGGCGAGTCTTGATGTGGGCGTCATGGACTTTGGTTTCATGGATGAGGTGCAGGAATCATCGTGCTTCTATTCACCATTTGAGATCATGGGTGAGATCGAGGAGCCCATAGAACAAGAGAGCTGTGTTGATGAGCCATCGATGATTAGAGCTGCAGTGAAGAGGATGAAGTATGAGAGGAAGATCTCAGCATCTCTGTATGCTCTCAATGGAATATCTGAGTACTTGAAGCTACAGCTCggggaaagaaggggaggaagaatggAGGATCATCTCTCTGCTCTCACAAGTGCCTGCAGAGAACAGCAAGGATATGAGATGCAGTTGATGGAAGGTGAAGGAGTCGAGGTAGAGGCAGAAAACTCTTCTTCAAGTTATTCTTCCTCCTACATCACCACCATTTGCTCTTcctcatcaacatcatcatcccAATCACCACCACCTTCTTCAGCTTTGAGTTCTGGCAGTGAAGGTGAATTGTTCTTCTGGAGTTCTCTTGACCTCCCTCCAATATGA
- the LOC135635728 gene encoding pentatricopeptide repeat-containing protein ELI1, chloroplastic-like — protein MSSATFTSALSVGVGGSISHTREPPSAVHPILPADHAVALIDRCRSARHLLELHGAVLRAGLHHHPIVDFKLQRTYSALGRLDRSLTLLRLTPNPNVFFWTAAVHAHALHGLHHEALLLFSDMLSASVEPNAFTFSSALKACPLGPGRALHAHSLKLVLNSDPYVATALLDMYARGGEVVSARRLFDAMPEKRLVSSTAMITCYAKMGDLDNARQLFDEMDERDCVCWNIMIDGYTQHGRPNEALLLFRQMLSSSTKPNEVTVISVLSAIAQQGSVGSGRWVHSYIENNPIEFNARVGTALIDMYCKCGSLEDACKVFDSIENKDVVVWNSMIGGYAMHGHSHKALELFSGLRAEGLQPTDITFIGVLNVCSHSGLIEEGREYFRSMEKDYGIEPKIEHYGCIVDLLGRAGLVDEAYELVQSMKIPPDPVIWGSLLAACRLHRNMALGEKIANFLVRNGLANSGTYILLSNIYAAVGNWEAVAQARALMKENKVQKEPGCTSIEVANKVYEFVVGDMSHPKSEEIYTMLEELNGLLRAHGYVPRTELVLHDLEEAEKERALGVHSEKLAIAFGLISTQPGTTIKIAKNLRVCVDCHTATKLIAKITGRKIVVRDRNRFHHFVDGSCSCGDYW, from the coding sequence ATGTCTTCCGCCACCTTCACCTCCGCCCTCAGCGTCGGCGTTGGCGGCAGCATCTCACACACACGCGAGCCGCCTTCCGCGGTCCACCCCATCCTTCCCGCTGACCACGCAGTCGCCCTGATCGACCGGTGCCGCTCGGCCCGACACCTCCTCGAGCTCCATGGCGCCGTCCTCCGTGCGGGGCTCCACCACCACCCTATCGTCGACTTCAAGCTCCAGCGTACTTACTCCGCCCTTGGCCGCCTCGACCGCTCCTTGACTCTCCTCCGCCTCACCCCGAACCCCAATGTCTTCTTCTGGACTGCCGCCGTCCACGCCCACGCCCTCCATGGGCTCCACCACGAGGCCCTCCTCCTTTTCTCCGACATGCTCTCTGCCTCCGTCGAGCCCAACGCCTTCACCTTCTCCTCCGCCCTAAAGGCCTGCCCTTTGGGCCCCGGCCGTGCACTCCACGCCCACTCCCTGAAGCTCGTCCTCAATTCCGACCCTTACGTCGCCACCGCGCTCCTCGACATGTACGCCCGCGGCGGGGAGGTCGTCTCCGCCCGCCGTCTATTCGACGCAATGCCCGAGAAGAGGCTCGTCTCCTCCACGGCGATGATCACTTGCTACGCGAAAATGGGGGATTTGGACAACGCCAGGCAACTGTTCGACGAAATGGATGAGAGAGACTGTGTCTGTTGGAACATAATGATCGACGGGTACACTCAACACGGACGGCCCAACGAGGCTCTGCTACTCTTCAGGCAGATGTTATCATCATCGACGAAGCCGAACGAGGTGACAGTGATCTCGGTGCTCTCTGCTATCGCCCAGCAGGGCTCCGTTGGCTCCGGCAGATGGGTGCACTCCTACATCGAGAACAATCCGATAGAGTTCAATGCCAGAGTGGGCACCGCACTGATCGACATGTATTGCAAATGCGGCAGCTTGGAGGATGCTTGCAAGGTGTTCGACAGCATCGAGAACAAGGATGTGGTCGTTTGGAATTCGATGATTGGGGGATATGCAATGCACGGGCACAGCCATAAGGCGCTCGAGCTGTTCTCCGGACTACGTGCCGAAGGCCTCCAACCAACGGATATCACATTCATCGGAGTCCTCAATGTTTGTAGTCACTCGGGCTTAATCGAGGAAGGGCGCGAGTACTTCCGCTCGATGGAGAAGGACTACGGAATCGAGCCCAAGATCGAGCACTACGGCTGCATAGTCGATCTCCTCGGGCGAGCAGGGCTCGTCGATGAAGCATACGAGCTTGTTCAGAGCATGAAGATACCACCGGACCCTGTCATCTGGGGCTCATTATTGGCTGCATGCAGGCTTCACAGAAACATGGCTTTAGGGGAGAAGATTGCCAATTTCCTGGTTCGCAATGGCCTCGCCAACTCCGGCACATACATTCTTCTATCTAACATCTATGCTGCAGTTGGGAACTGGGAGGCCGTGGCACAAGCGAGGGCCCTGATGAAGGAGAACAAGGTGCAGAAGGAGCCTGGATGCACTTCAATCGAGGTAGCCAACAAAGTGTACGAGTTTGTGGTAGGTGACATGAGCCATCCAAAAAGTGAAGAGATCTACACCATGTTGGAGGAGCTCAATGGGCTGCTCAGAGCTCATGGATACGTCCCGCGGACCGAGCTGGTGCTTCATGATCTCGAGGAGGCGGAGAAGGAGCGAGCGCTCGGAGTCCATAGCGAGAAGCTGGCGATCGCCTTCGGTCTGATAAGCACGCAGCCGGGGACGACGATCAAGATTGCCAAGAACCTTCGTGTTTGTGTGGATTGCCACACGGCCACCAAGCTCATCGCCAAGATTACGGGGCGCAAGATCGTCGTCAGAGATCGGAATCGGTTCCACCATTTCGTTGATGGTTCGTGTTCTTGTGGGGATTATTGGTGA
- the LOC103982521 gene encoding transcription factor RAX3-like has product MGRAPCCDKATVKKGPWSPDEDAKLKSYIEHHGTGGNWIALPHKIGLKRCGKSCRLRWLNYLRPNLKRGGFSEEEDDIICRLFVSIGSRWSAIASQLPGRTDNDVKNYWNTRLKKKLLGKHAKGAETKGDDNGGITGSPQQPAPIDHVRHELDGRFYIDAANRGSSSVMPSTVPCLVSPRLQEDSGVQALQCLNDLTTELDEILRFNSLMYSRMMEGCEGMQQLLSDAHDLV; this is encoded by the exons ATGGGAAGAGCTCCCTGCTGCGACAAAGCCACCGTGAAGAAGGGACCATGGTCGCCCGACGAGGACGCCAAGCTCAAGTCCTACATCGAGCATCACGGCACCGGCGGCAACTGGATCGCGCTCCCGCACAAGATCG GGCTTAAGCGCTGCGGGAAGAGCTGCCGCCTCCGGTGGCTGAACTACCTTCGGCCTAACCTCAAGCGCGGAGGGTTCTCCGAAGAAGAAGACGACATCATATGCAGGTTGTTCGTCAGCATCGGAAGCAG GTGGTCTGCGATCGCTTCACAGTTGCCGGGGAGGACCGATAACGacgtcaagaactactggaatacAAGGCTGAAGAAGAAGCTCTTGGGCAAGCACGCGAAGGGAGCAGAAACTAAGGGAGATGACAATGGCGGGATCACTGGCTCGCCTCAGCAACCTGCTCCAATCGATCACGTACGCCATGAGCTTGATGGGAGATTCTACATTGACGCAGCAAACCGTGGAAGTTCCTCTGTGATGCCGTCAACAGTTCCCTGCTTGGTTTCACCTAGGTTGCAGGAAGACTCAGGTGTTCAAGCTTTGCAATGCTTGAATGACCTCACGACCGAGCTGGACGAGATACTTCGATTCAACAGCTTGATGTACTCGAGAATGATGGAAGGCTGTGAAGGGATGCAACAGCTTCTATCTGATGCACATGACTTGGTGTAG
- the LOC135634676 gene encoding heterogeneous nuclear ribonucleoprotein 1-like yields MESLSSSTLTSGTSLAASAWDGGRLFVGGVSSDTREETLAEHFERYGEVKEVVVLRNRVTGSGRGFGFVQFANLEGPERALKEAKHVIHGRTVEVKRAIPRGEQRQNQQSWNAHQDGGSSGSSRITGNSNNQNGSHINSKKIFIGGLAGDVTHQELKSYFEKFGSVVDTVVMYDSATQRPRGFGFITFSSEEPVATVLKNRHHKLNGKLVEVKIAVPKDYSDCTNNRNSENYYNVSAFGGQCGRWPVYGTYQGYMHPYYGYPNYVTTPFSPYLYGGLYGGGYNNGGYGIGHGCLLHSPRNTWNISKRMVDFHTYPPYFSRDYRSYDRGHGFDDGNENKDGLGVQTTVKSVTDSQVEAEDVNCDAQ; encoded by the exons atggAGTCGCTGTCGTCGTCGACACTAACCTCTGGGACGTCCTTGGCGGCGTCGGCATGGGACGGGGGGAGGCTGTTTGTCGGTGGCGTCTCGTCGGACACGAGGGAGGAGACGCTGGCGGAGCACTTCGAGAGGTACGGCGAGGTGAAGGAGGTGGTGGTGTTGAGGAACCGGGTCACCGGGAGCGGGAGAGGCTTCGGCTTCGTGCAGTTCGCGAATTTGGAGGGCCCCGAGCGCGCGCTCAAGGAAGCGAAGCATGTCATTCATGGAAGAACA GTTGAAGTGAAAAGAGCCATACCGAGAGGTGAGCAACGCCAAAACCAACAATCCTGGAATGCACATCAGGATGGAGGATCCAGTGGTTCAAGTAGGATCACTGGTAATAGTAACAACCAAAATGGCAGCCacataaattcaaaaaagattttcaTAGGAGGTTTAGCAGGCGATGTCACACACCAGGAGCTTAAGAGTTATTTTGAGAAGTTTGGTTCTGTCGTTGATACAGTTGTCATGTATGATAGTGCCACTCAACGTCCAAGAGGTTTTGGCTTCATCACATTTTCTTCAGAGGAGCCTGTGGCGACGGTACTAAAGAATAGACACCATAAGTTGAATGGGAAACTTGTAGAGGTTAAGATTGCAGTCCCCAAGGATTACAGTGATTGTACAAATAATAGAAATAGTGAGAATTATTACAATGTAAGTGCTTTTGGTGGACAATGTGGAAGATGGCCTGTTTATGGCACCTATCAAGGTTATATGCATCCATATTATGGATATCCTAATTATGTAACAACACCTTTTTCTCCTTATCTTTATGGTGGACTATATGGAGGAGGATATAATAACGGTGGTTATGGGATTGGACATGGGTGCCTTCTTCATAGTCCTAGGAACACATGGAATATTTCAAAAAGAATGGTAGATTTCCATACATATCCTCCCTATTTCAGTAGAGACTACAGAAGTTATGATCGAGGTCATGGATTTGATGATGGTAATGAGAACAAAGACGGTCTTGGTGTGCAAACGACAGTTAAGAGTGTGACAGATTCACAGGTAGAAGCAGAAGATGTGAATTGTGATGCACAATGA
- the LOC103982519 gene encoding uncharacterized protein LOC103982519, with product MASGFGESSSGRAPQSSSFGGSSSNNDAGSFECNICFELAQDPVVTLCGHLFCWPCLYKWLHGHAQSSECPVCKAIIEEEKLVPLYGRGKNATDPRSKSTPGMNIPNRPAGQRPATAPPPDPNNFHHANPWFMGGAPVAGTRFGNYTFSAAIGGLFPLLSFQVHGFPDATTYGHGAGFPYGYGNAFHGGHAHGFPRHVHQGQQVDMYLKALLLLIGALVIASLVWF from the coding sequence ATGGCCAGTGGGTTTGGGGAGTCGTCATCCGGTAGAGCCCCGCAAAGCTCTTCTTTTGGCGGAAGCAGTAGCAACAATGATGCTGGTAGCTTTGAATGTAACATCTGCTTTGAGCTGGCCCAGGACCCTGTGGTCACCCTCTGTGGTCACCTGTTCTGCTGGCCCTGCCTTTACAAATGGCTTCATGGCCATGCCCAATCTTCCGAATGCCCTGTCTGCAAGGCCATCATTGAAGAAGAGAAGTTAGTCCCCCTATATGGCCGGGGGAAGAATGCTACGGATCCACGGTCCAAATCCACACCTGGTATGAACATTCCCAACCGCCCAGCTGGGCAGAGGCCAGCGACGGCACCCCCGCCAGACCCAAACAATTTTCACCATGCAAACCCATGGTTCATGGGTGGAGCCCCTGTGGCTGGTACTAGGTTCGGAAACTACACATTTTCTGCTGCTATCGGTGGCTTGTTCCCACTTTTGAGCTTTCAGGTCCATGGATTCCCGGATGCTACTACTTATGGTCATGGTGCCGGCTTCCCCTATGGGTATGGCAATGCATTTCATGGTGGGCATGCTCATGGATTCCCCCGGCATGTGCATCAGGGACAGCAGGTCGATATGTATCTGAAGGCACTATTACTTCTCATCGGTGCTCTGGTAATCGCCAGCCTTGTTTGGTTTTAG
- the LOC108952655 gene encoding type IV inositol polyphosphate 5-phosphatase 11-like — protein sequence MAIFGEIYCCEFHFPWITLPKDCNRSSERSARNVEERNSKCSHISHSLLSKDQLQHEGPYHVTGWLGDLNNRIQGIKTQCLEEALSTRTFTGCSMAKISCYKPTYKSNVDNNNYDTSCKIRVPARTDRILFKVEHDHGIDAILNSYESIDYIKSSDHKPVKAHLCLKLNSHSDLYRSTTLI from the exons ATGGCCATCTTTGGAGAAATTTATTGTTGTGAGTTCCATTTTCCATGGATCACCTTGCCAAAGGATTGCAACAGAAGCAGTGAAAGGAGTGCAAGGAATGTAGAGGAGAGGAACTCGAAGTGCAGTCACATCTCCCATTCACTCCTCTCCAAGGATCAGCTTCAGCATGAAGGGCCATATCATGTCACAGGGTGGCTGGGAGACCTCAACAACAGAATACAGGGGATAAAGACACAATGCCTGGAAGAAGCCTTATCCACAAGAACCTTCACAGG GTGCTCAATGGCAAAGATCAGTTGCTACAAGCCCACATACAAATCTAATGTTGATAATAACAACTATGACACAAGCTGCAAG ATTAGGGTTCCTGCAAGGACTGACAGAATCTTGTTCAAGGTTGAGCATGATCATGGTATTGATGCAATCTTGAACTCTTATGAATCCATTGATTACATCAAGAGCTCTGACCACAAACCAGTGAAAGCTCATCTTTGTCTGAAACTGAACTCACATTCAGATCTCTACAGATCCACAACTCTTATATAA
- the LOC135581125 gene encoding BTB/POZ domain-containing protein At3g50780-like encodes MTDFRVRKLGQGQMKARNVPIAVTPEGFWCCPSPAVLQKTIKNQNHQNKKKILSTMPSKASSVQRPMSSPVDKGTLSDPLSSRVCSEDNSCLTSDTAAKSPTKAAESLSKLNVGNQHQKISVGFGQPETSDLKIILFGKEGIAVEMSVHKAILTEHGSFFAEKFSRQSPVPFFEISDCEDVEIYVETVGLMYCGEVKHRVIKQSVSRVLRILKVAESLGFHACIKACLDYLEVVPWVGEEGNVVSSVQHLQSKNYSISPILKRVFSDTSKPPNDTLAHIMELVLRSNEERGRREMKSLVLKLLKENSFWTDGSVDICIGTLYSLCQSCLASLIELFRQASKSTRIESKDPTVRKIALEAENLLWLVEILAVRHTADEFALMWASQNELAQLHSKLPVMSRHRVSCITARLFVGIGRGEMLPSKETRQLLLHVWLQPLVDDYSWLQHGCRQFDRKVVEEGIGQTILTLPLEDQQSVLLSWLESFLKVGSNCPNLQRAFEVWWRRTFIRPYFEQHGNNLKMDRN; translated from the exons ATGACTGATTTTAGAGTCAGAAAGCTTGGGCAAGGTCAGATGAAAGCCAGAAATGTTCCCATCGCTGTAACTCCTGAAGGGTTTTGGTGTTGCCCCTCTCCTGCAGTTCTACAAAAGACCATTAAAAATCAAAATCaccaaaacaagaaaaagatacTGTCTACAATGCCGTCAAAGGCATCTTCTGTTCAGAGGCCAATGAGTTCCCCAGTAGACAAAGGAACACTTTCTGATCCATTAAGTTCAAGAGTTTGTTCCGAGGATAATAGTTGTCTTACCTCTGATACTGCTGCTAAAAGTCCAACAAAGGCAGCTGAGAGTCTCTCAAAATTAAATGTTGGGAATCAACACCAAAAAATTTCTGTGGGCTTTGGTCAGCCTGAGACCAGTGATTTGAAGATTATTTTGTTTGGGAAAGAGGGAATTGCCGTCGAGATGAGCGTTCACAAGGCCATTCTCACAGAACACGGTAGCTTCTTTGCAGAAAAATTCTCTAGGCAATCTCCGGTACCATTTTTTGAAATTTCTGACTGTGAAGATGTGGAAATTTATGTTGAAACTGTGGGGTTAATGTACTGTGGTGAAGTAAAACACAGAGTAATCAAGCAAAGTGTTTCACGTGTGCTCCGCATTCTAAAG GTTGCTGAATCGCTTGGCTTCCATGCATGCATTAAGGCATGCTTGGATTACCTGGAGGTAGTCCCATGGGTTGGTGAAGAAGGAAATGTGGTGTCATCTGTCCAACATCTTCAGAGCAAAAATTATAGCATAAGTCCTATATTAAAGCGAGTATTTTCTGATACATCGAAACCTCCAAATGATACTCTTGCTCATATAATGGAGCTAGTCCTCAGAAGCAACGAGGAGAGAGGTCGACGTGAGATGAAATCATTAGTGCTCAAACTTCTCAAGGAAAACAGTTTCTGGACTGATGGATCCGTAGACATATGCATCGGAACTTTGTATAGTTTATGCCAAAGCTGCTTAGCCTCGTTGATAGAGCTCTTTAGACAAGCATCCAAGTCTACTCGTATCGAAAGCAAGGATCCTACAGTGAGGAAGATAGCTCTCGAGGCAGAAAATCTTCTTTGGTTGGTCGAGATTTTGGCTGTCAGGCATACTGCAGATGAATTTGCCTTGATGTGGGCTAGTCAAAATGAGCTTGCTCAGCTGCACTCAAAGCTTCCAGTCATGTCGAGGCACCGAGTTAGCTGCATTACTGCCAGGCTTTTTGTTGGTATTGGAAGAGGAGAGATGCTTCCATCGAAGGAAACTCGGCAGCTGCTATTGCATGTATGGTTGCAGCCACTGGTTGATGACTACAGTTGGTTACAACATGGTTGCAGACAATTCGACCGCAAGGTTGTTGAGGAAGGAATAGGCCAAACTATTTTGACACTTCCTTTAGAAGACCAGCAAAGTGTTCTGCTGTCATGGCTGGAGAGCTTCTTGAAGGTTGGTAGTAACTGCCCTAATCTGCAGAGAGCCTTTGAGGTATGGTGGAGGAGAACTTTCATAAGGCCTTACTTTGAGCAACATGGAAACAATCTAAAAATGGACAGAAATTGA
- the LOC135634677 gene encoding non-symbiotic hemoglobin 1-like: MENSEGAQAIAFSEEQEALVVNSWNVMKQSAADTALSFFLKIFEIAPSATQLFSFLRDADVPLDKNPKLKAHAMAVFTMACESAAQLRKTGKVAVRETTLKKLGATHMNSGVIDEHFEVVKFALLETIKDAVPEMWCPEMKDAWGQAYDHLAAAMKEEIKLLSASV; this comes from the exons ATGGAGAACTCTGAGGGGGCTCAAGCCATTGCATTCAGTGAGGAGCAAGAGGCCCTTGTGGTGAACTCGTGGAATGTGATGAAGCAGAGTGCAGCTGACACTGCCCTAAGCTTCTTCCTGAA GATCTTCGAGATCGCACCTTCGGCAACTCAGCTGTTCTCGTTTCTGCGCGACGCCGATGTGCCGCTCGACAAGAACCCAAAGCTCAAAGCTCATGCCATGGCAGTCTTCACCATG GCATGTGAATCAGCAGCTCAGCTGAGGAAAACAGGCAAAGTTGCAGTGAGGGAGACAACCTTGAAGAAGCTGGGAGCTACTCACATGAACTCCGGCGTCATCGATGAACATTTTGAG GTGGTGAAGTTTGCATTGTTGGAGACCATAAAGGATGCAGTCCCAGAGATGTGGTGCCCTGAAATGAAGGATGCTTGGGGACAAGCCTATGATCACCTGGCTGCAGCCATGAAGGAAGAGATTAAGCTTCTCAGTGCGTCAGTGTAG